The window GACTTACAAGGTTACCGGCAATGAACCCTACCTTGTCCGCTCATTCAAGGATTCAATCTATCCGGTCGACAGTACGATATACCGGATACTGGATATGCGGAGACGTCTCGCCGTGGTAAAGGAGGGCGACATATTTGATCAGGAGATGCTGGAGAAGGGGCGGATTGCGATTACCAGCGAGCTGCGAAACAGCGGCTATTTCAACTTCTCCAAGGAGGATATCTATTTCCTTGCCGACACAACGGTGGGCAATCATCAGGTGGATCTGACGCTGGGACTAAACAGTCCCGCCGACAGTCCGTTGCATAGCCGGTACCGGTTTGGAGAGGTGATCGTAAACAACGGGGTCAGTTCTACTATTTTGCAGGACAGTACGTTACACTACCTGCTGGATACGGTCCAATTCAGGAATATCAAGGTGGTACAGGAGCGGAATGAGTTCATGTTGCCGCAAGCCATATATTACAATACCTTTGTACGTCCCAGGAGAATCTATTCCGATCAGCTGGTGGAGAGGACCTACTCATCACTGAACCGTCTGGGGTCGGTCAGCCAGACGGCCATTACCTTGACTCCGGTAGTGGTGAACGATACCAACTTTATCAATGCCAACATCTCCATCTTTCCGGGAAACATGCATTTCATGCAGTTCGGTATCGATGGTACAAACTCTGCAGGCGACCTGGGTATTGCGGCCGATGCAACCTACGAGCATAAGAACATCCTGAAGGGTGGAGAGACCTTCAGGGTGAAGCTGAACGGGGCTTATGAGTTCATCGCCGCATCCGACAGTGCCAGCCTGATCGACAAGAGCTATTACGAATACGGGGTGGAAGCGTTCCTGTCGATTCCCCAGTTGCTGCTGCCCTGGGTGATGAAGCAGTTGAGAGATCAACCCTCGGCATCGACGGAGTTCTCTCTTGGAGCAAACTTCCAGAACAGGAGCGAGTATCTGCGGCAGTTCTTCAACCTCTCCTCCCGCCTTCAGTGGTCGCGCCGCCGCTGGCAGGTGAACAATGTGGTAGAGCCCATAGATATCACCTATGTACGGATGCCGTGGATGAGCGACAAGTTTAGGAATGCCTATATGAACGACAGCATCAACCCAATTCTGAAAGCCAGTTATGAAGAGCAGATGATCGTACGGACTGCCTACAATGTCACCTATACCAATGTTTCGTCGGGCCGGCTGCCGCCCCGAATACCATTCCATGCCCGTGCAGGGGTGGAGGTGGCCGGTTACCTGCCCAGGCTTCTGACAGCCATGGGGGCAACCCGGAGGAACCAGTCGGACCGCGAGATGCTGTTGGGAATACCATACGCCGAATATCTGAAAGCCGATTTTGATTTTGCTCCAACTTACCGTTGGGACGACAGGAATACGTTGGCGGGGCATTTCGCACTTGGCGTGGCCTATCCCTACGGGAACTCCATCGTACTCCCTTTCGAGAAGAGGTATTACGGTGGTGGGGCCAACAGCGTAAGGGGTTGGAGTACCCGGACACTGGGTCCCGGCACCTATAACAACGACAGCCTGGGCTATGATTTTGCCAACAAGACGGGAGACATCAAGCTCGACATGAGCCTGGAGTATCGCAGAAAACTGACCACCCTTTTTGAGCTGGCCGGATTTATCGATGTGGGAAATGTATGGACTGTAAAAGATTATCGATCCCAACCGGGTGGTTACTTCACCTGGAACAGTTTTTACAAGGAGCTCGCAGCCGCCTATGGATTGGGGCTCCGTCTCGACCTCAATTTTCTGCTGGTCCGTGTCGATCTCGGCATGAAAGCCCATAACCCGGCGTTACCCGAAGGTGAAAGATGGAGCCTGTTTACACCCCATTTCCGTCGCGATTTTGCTTTTCATTTTGCTATCGGGTACCCCTTCTGAGCTCCCCACTCCTTATTGGGCAGTTCACCCATTTCCAGTACCAATGTGCTTCCGTCGACAATCTGGTCATGCGTGAACCAGGGGGTGTTTAACGGCTTGCCATTCATGGAGGCCCGTTGGATGTAGATGTTCTTGTCGGAGTTGTTCCTGGCGATCACCTTGAAGAGTTTCCCGTTTGGCAGGTCGATGCTTATCTCACTGAACACGGGACTTCCCAGGGTGTAGACCGGAATACCGGGGGTAACCTGAAAAAATCCCATCATCGACAAGACAACATAGGCCGACATGGCGCCGCCATCTTCATCTCCTGGAATACCGAAAATGTTGTCCATGAAGAAGGACTCCATCAACATCCGGATCCGTTTCTGGCTCTTCCAGGGTGCTCCCAGGTAGTTATAGAGGTAGGGAATGTGCAAGCCTGGCTCATTGCCCATGACAAACTGTCCTACAAGTCCCGACGCGTCGGGCTGGGTATACCAGAACCTGAACTTCGGCAATCCCAGATCCTCCCGGAAGAGCTGGTCCAGTTTCTCCTCTGCCGCCTTGGGTCCGCCCATCAGTCCAAACAGTCCCTCAAGATCATGTTTCACGTCCCAATTGTAGATATAGGCGTTGTTTTCGGTAAAATATTCCCTTCCGGCAAAACGGGGGTCATACGGTTCGATCCACTCTCCCCGGCTATCCTTGGGCCACATGAAACCCTTGTCTGTCCGAAAGAGGTTTTTATAATTTGCTGACCGTTCAGTAAATAGCGCCGCCTCCTCCGTCAGATTCAATTCCGAGGCCAATTGGGCGATACACCAGTCTGAATAGCTGTTTGCCGTTGTAACGGAGACGCTCTGCCTTTTCTCCCAGACGGTATCAACGGCAGCCACACTCTCTTTTTCACCTGGAGCCAGCCCCGGCATATATCCGTTCTCGTTGTAGAAATCGTCCAGAATGGTTTTGGGACCGTTCCGCCACGGAATCAGCGTGGCGTCGAGCGAGTTTTTCCTGAGCCCCTCATAGGCCGTTTTCAGATCGAAGTTTCTCAGCCCCTTGAACCATGCGTCGGCTATCCAAGCTGCGGCAAAATTTCCGGTCATTGCCGGCCAGTCCCCCGTTACCAGGGCAAAAGAGGGGATATACCCACCTTGCCGGTACATTTCGATGTATGAGTTGATCTGGTCGACCTCCCTTTCGGGGTTCAATATCATATGCAGCGGTTCCAGCGCTATATAGGTGTCCCATATCCAGTTATCCACGTAGAAAGGGGTGTCGGACGGATGCACTTTGTTGTCGTAGGCGCTGTAATAGTGGCCATACTCATTGATGTCGACCATCCTCTCATAGGAACGGTAGAGAGCCGTATAGAAGACCCGCTTCTGTGCTTCCGTTCCACCTTTGACCTTTATCTGACTCAATCTCCTGTCCCAAACGGCATACGCATTCTCCTTCACCTTCCCGAAATCCCAGTCCGGAATTTCCCGAAGCAGGTTACTTTTTGCCTGATCGATGCTAATAAACGAGATCCCATACTTGAAGGCTACCTGTTTGCTCTCGCGACCGATACCGGCCAGGAGCCACATTTTATCGGCCGAATTCAGGTATTCACGGGTAACAATCGCTGCGTCGGTTACACCGTAGAAGAAGATCCTTATCCCTTCGATCTCCTCGAATCCCGAAAAGGCTCCTGCATTGTCCACTGAGATCTCCCCCTTTCCGTTGAAGATACCGAACCTGAGATAGTGATCCACCTCCTCCTTGAAATGGATCCGGAAATATCCGCTCCGGCTTTGGGGTGCAAACTCAACCCGGTCGCCCGTCTCCTCGAAGGAGGTGCTGTAATAATAAGGGGTAAGCTTTTCGTCGAACCAGGTATACCGCAGGCTCCATCTTTCCGGACTCGTCCCGCCGCTCACCGGCATGAATGCAAAGGCGAGCTGCCTCCGGTGCGATACGAGGCTTAACGGGAAATTGTGTATCTGATCGTCGAGCTGGTCTCTCCGTTGAGGAAAAACCCTTACCATGCTGTTAGGCAGGTGGACCACCGGTCTGGTGGGCTCCAGAATAATTCCTACGCCGCCGATTGCAGGATCTACGTAGCGGAGATTCGACCGGGACCTGCCTTTCAGGCGATCCGCAAGTTTTGGGATCAACCCTCGTTTTCCGGTGGATGGTAACTGCTCCTTCCGGTCGGGTTTCACAACCCCCTCGGCCCAACTCCTGAAATCTTCAATCGCTTTGAACAGGACACCCGCCTCTCCACGAAACGATCCGGAGCCCGAAGGGGTTCCGTCCAATGCGTACCATTCATAGAAGCCGTTATTCCTGACTACCCTCTCCAGCATGGGTTGAATCTCTTCATAGGCCTCCTCTACAAAGCCATATCGGATCAATTGCCGAATCATTCGTCCTCCAAACCAGGTCCAGTCGCCTCCGTTCTGATATCCGTACGGATACATCCCCTTGTTCTGGAAAAAACCCTCAGGGTAGGGAGGGTAGAGTGTCAGGCCGATGGAGGGAGCACCCGATTCGTCGACATTCCGCATCATGGTCTTGTTTGAGACCTCCACCTCCTCGCGGGTCAAGAGTCCTGCTTCAATGGCCATGGCCGTGCCACCGTGATAATAGATCTCCTCCTCGTTGAACGTTTCGGGAAATGGGGAGCCGTTCAGGTAGAGATGTGGAATGAATTTCTCTCTCTCTTCGTCCCACAGGTAGTTGCGGACCCGCTCCGAGAACTGGTCGCGAACCTCTCTCCAGAAGGCCTGTTTTTGATGATTGTCCTGCAGGTCGAGGTAACAGTTTATGGCAATAATGAAAAAGGCATTATCATAAATGTCGATGCATAAGTGGGAGTTCTCATCCAGCTCTACACCCCAGGGGTGCTCGGGCTGGACATCTCCCCAGTCGGCCGTTGTCGCTCCCCAGAGAAGCCCGTATTGCTGATCGTACCTCTCATTGAGCAGGAAATGGAGTGCCATCTCCATCCTTTCCAGTACCGTTTTTCCCTCTATCTCCCGATTGAGGAACTCCCTGTTCCCGCTCTTCGAGATGTAGCGCCAGACCGCCTGGATCAGGGATGACTCCTGATCGGTCTCGACGGTGTTCTTGTGAGCTGCATAGCGGGGTTCGGAATGCGAATAGCGGTAGTTGTAGCCGGTAGCTGCCTTCTCAACCGGAATAAATCCATCCACTATGTCGCCCGTCTCCCCTTGAAAGTGGAAAAATGTGAGGAGGTTCTCCTGGATCTCCCTGTCGGGCATTACCTCCATGGCCAGTTCAATGAAAGTGTTGTAATCGCGGATCCATACCTCCCCATACCCGTCGCCGGCATTGAATCCTCCCTGGACGACAGCAAGTGCCATCTTCTCCACCTCCATCATCAAGGTGTCTTGCAGGATGCGTTCGGCAAGTTCAATCTCTTTATCTTTCAACTGTGGCTGATTGCTGCATGAGTAACATAGCATCGAGATCAGCGTGTAGATTACTGCTTTTTTCATTGTCTGTCGATTATCATTTTTTTTCAGTATCAACCGACTAAAATCAAAATCAATCGGTCCTTATTTTTAAACACCTGACAAGTAAACCATTAAAGCTCCTGTCTTTCATTTCCAAAAAGTGCTCCCCCCCCCTCAAAACAGTGATAATTGGGCGGCCGTGGGACTTTTATTGCGACTTTTCAGTCGTCTGGGATAAGTGCGCCTGCCTTCGGTCACCACCCACGTCAAATCCAGATGGCTTATCAAATGCATCCTCAACAACGCGGCTATGGTTGAAAACGCCTTTTCGCTTTCCGACTTGGTCTGAATCACCTGTAAAAGCAAATACGCGATCAGGGTACACCATACTTGGGTCTTTATCCCGTTTCGATAGACCACCTATTTTTATAAACAGTACTGACCGACTAAAAAATGAAGAAAATATAGGGACTTAACCGAAGTCTCGTCCCTAAGTTGTAAATTTGGATTGTCAAAAACTAAATTTCCAACCATGGGCAAAGTTAGCGAAAATAAATTTGTCGGTCAGCCGATCTTAAGACAAATAGTGAATATTCTCCCGAGGGAAAAGTTCGATGAGCTGGTAATAAGGCTCGGCAGTGATAAATATTACAAGGCGTTTTTTTCCTGGGATCAATTGATCGTGATGCTCTTTGGCATTTTTTCCCGTTGCGATTCGATGGGTGAAGTCTGTGACGGCATGCGTGCCTTGGGTGGCAAGTTGAATTACCTGGGCATGGAGAGTTCGCCTGCAAAAAGCACTGCCGGAGATGCATTGCGTGACAGGGACGAGGAGCTGTTCCGTCTGTTCTACTTTGCACTGATCGCCCATTTTTCCCCGCTTTTGTCGGTCAGCCGCAAAAAAAAGGGCCGGAAGCAGGGTGTCAGTTTCGAGGAGTTCTATGCCTTTGATTCGAGTACGGTGACGCTGTTTTCCGACGTGATGAAAGGCGTGGGCCGGAACCCTAAAGGCGACGGGAAAAAGAAAGGCGGCCTGAAAGTCCACATGCTGACCGACGTCCATGCTGACACGCCGCGATTCGTGAAGATAAGCGAGGCGAAAATGCACGACAAGAACTTCTTGCAATACCTGAATTTAAGTGAAGGCAGCATGGTGGTCTTCGACAAGGCATACAATTACTACCTGCAGTTCGCCAAATGGACGCGACAAGGCGTGAATTTCGTTTGTCGGCTGAAAGACAATGCAAGGTACGAGGTTCAGGAAGTCCTTCACGAGAAGAAGCTGGAAAAAGGGGAACATGCCGTTTACAAGGTGGAACATATCCACGTTCAATATATCGAGAAGGTCGAGACGGGGACCGAAGGCAAGAAAAAAAGGAAGAAAGTCAGACAGACGAGGACATTATGCCTTCGTTTAGTTTGGTACAGGGATGAACAGGGGCGTAAATACAAGTTCATCACCAATAATTGGGAAATAACAGACGAGGAAGTTGCCTTGATTTATAAAACAGTATCAACCGACTAAAATCAAAATCAATCGGTTCTTATTTTTAAACACCTGACAAGTAAACCATTAAAGCTCCTGTCTTTCATTTCCAAAAAGTGCTCCCCCCCTCAAAACAGTGATAATTGGGCGGCCGTGGGACTTTTATTGCGACTTTTCAGTCGTCTGGGATAAGTGCGCCTGCCTTCGGTCACCACCCACGTCAAATCCAGATGGCTTATCAAATGCATCCTCAACAACGCGGCTATGGTTGAAAACGCCTTTTCGCTTTCCGACTTGGTCTGAATCACCTGTAAAAGCAAATACGCGATCAGGGTACACCATACTTGGGTCTTTATCCCGTTTCGATAGACCACCTATTTTTATAAATCAAGGCAACTTCCTCGTCTGTTATTTCCCAATTATTGGTGATGAACTTGTATTTACGCCCCTGTTCATCCCTGTACCAAACTAAACGAAGGCATAATGTCCTCGTCTGTCTGACTTTCTTCCTTTTTTTCTTGCCTTCGGTCCCCGTCTCGACCTTCTCGATATATTGAACGTGGATATGTTCCACCTTGTAAACGGCATGTTCCCCTTTTTCCAGCTTCTTCTCGTGAAGGACTTCCTGAACCTCGTACCTTGCATTGTCTTTCAGCCGACAAACGAAATTCACGCCTTGTCGCGTCCATTTGGCGAACTGCAGGTAGTAATTGTATGCCTTGTCGAAGACCACCATGCTGCCTTCACTTAAATTCAGGTATTGCAAGAAGTTCTTGTCGTGCATTTTCGCCTCGCTTATCTTCACGAATCGCGGCGTGTCAGCATGGACGTCGGTCAGCATGTGGACTTTCAGGCCGCCTTTCTTTTTCCCGTCGCCTTTAGGGTTCCGGCCCACGCCTTTCATCACGTCGAAAAACAGCGTCACCGTACTCGAATCAAAGGCATAGAACTCCTCGAAACTGACACCCTGCTTCCGGCCCTTTTTTTGCGGCTGACCGACAAAAGCGGGGAAAAATGGGCGATCAGTGCAAAGTAGAACAGACGGAACAGCTCCTCGTCCCTGTCACGCAATGCATCTCCGGCAGTGCTTTTTGCAGGCGAACTCTCCATGCCCAGGTAATTCAACTTGCCACCCAAGGCACGCATGCCGTCACAGACTTCACCCATCGAGTCGCAACGGGAAAAAATGCCAAAGAGCATCACGATCAATTGATCCCAGGAAAAAAACGCCTTGTAATATTTATCACTGCCGAGCCTTATTACCAGCTCATCGAACTTTTCCCTCGGGAGAATATTCACTATTTGTCTTAAGATCGGCTGACCGACAAATTTATTTTCGCTAACTTTGCCCATGGTTGGAAATTTAGTTTTTGACAATCCAAATTTACAACTTAGGGACGAGACTTCGGTTAAGTCCCTATATTTTCTTCATTTTTTAGTCGGTCAGTACTGATTTTTTTTATCTTTTCGCTCAATTCCCTATCCGTTACCGGATCTATCCCGCATATCCGCTGCAAGGCGTGGTTGACTCCCCCGGCTAATTCTCTTTCAAAGATAAGATCTTGTGCCGACCTGTTGCCGTTTTCGTCAGTCGCCTTGAAAAAGAAGGCATACGCCATCGCTTCCAGGATTTTGTCATGGGGCATTCCCAATGAGATGGCCACCCTGATAACCCCCATAAACCGGTCGTCGGGTCCCAGTTTTCTGGGAATATCCTGACCGATTCTGAAGAGGGTGTCCCTCAATGCCCGGTTCCTGAATCTACATAGCAGATCCTCGATATGGTCCGACAAATCCTCTGTCGTAAAATCATCCGGATAGAGCTTCAGGAGAATTGCGGCCGATTGCAACATCACCTCCCTGGTGAATTGCAACACCTCCTGGTCGTCCAGCACCTCGTAGAGATAGATTGCGTCGGGATGGCTGTAATATCCGTAATAGGCTGCGGCGGCATGACCCAGGTTGTGGATAAAAGCCTTCCGGTCTACCCAAGCCTTGATGTTATCCTTCGGGGCCAAGCCTGCAACATCGGGCAGTTCGTTTCTGAATCCCTGCCTGTCCACGATCAGCAGGTTGTACGGTTCGGCAAAGACCGTCAGCGGATCTTTCTCCAACTCGGCCACGGAGATGATGGGAACCATCTTGCCGATACTGGTTTCGATCAGTCCGACATATTCGTCCAACGGAAAATTTTCCGGAACTCCCCTCTTGAGTTCATTGCGGAGAAATTGATCGGCAGAACGCATGTTCTCTGCAAGGATGATATCGAGTGGACCCCTCGCCGGATCGCAAAAGCGCCTAGTCAACCCCTCGACAAGTGATGGGACAATCTTCAACAGTGCATTCTTCCCGACCGATACGGCCATGATGGTGGCTTTTCTCACCTCTTCGGCCACGGCCTCCCTGTCGGCCGCATCAACAGCCCTTACGTTGGGTACAACTATCTGCTCCTCGCTCTCTCCCTTGACCACCACCTTGTATGATCCCTCCCGGTTCAGCAGATCGACAAGCTTTTTGTCGATATCGGAGAAGACCACTTCATATCCCGACATGCCGAAGAGCTGTCCGATCAGGGATCGGCCTATCTTTCCGGCACCAACAATCAGGATCGATCTCTTCTCCATGGTTATACGGTTAGCCTGTCTCTCTCTTGTAATCGTTGAGGATCGGTTCGATGCAACTCAATTTTTCACCCGGGTATCTCTCGAAAAAGGTGCCACCAATATAGAGGCAGGCGTGACCGCCTGAAACAATACCCAATGAAGTGGCCTGTTTCAGATCTATCCTTTCTTTTCCTTCGGCGAGTTGGAACATCAGTGAACCGATTACCCCGCCAACGAAATTATCGCCGCAACCGGTCGTGTCGCCCCGATAATGCTCCTGCCGTATTTTCTCCAGGATTGTGCCGGAGACGGGCAGCTCCCCGGGTCCAGTTTTGCCGAACAACTTACTGTCCGCATAAAACATCACGGGCTTTGCTCCATTTGTAATTATGGCAGCACCACTCCCTTTTGCGATAAAGAACTGCATCGCTTTTTCGATGGTGTTCTCTCCGCTCAACCGCAACGCCTCGTCTTTGTCGGTAATCAGCAGATCGATATTCCGATAGCTTTCGTCATCTTTTCCCAGGGGCCACCTCTTTTTAGGGTTTTTACGCTCGTTAATAAAGTCAAATACGGTGTTCACCAGTGTGATGCAACCGTTTTCCTTCGCCCGCAGGAGCAGCTCGCCCAACTGATCGTGAAGTTGAGGGACCAAGGCCGTGCCGCCGAATACAACCAGATCAGACTGGAAGAAATCGTCATCCAGATTGTCGGGAGAGTAGTCCCATGCCGAACCGATGGAATTGATGAATACCCTCTCTCCATGTCCGTTATCGTAAGTGGGGTCGGAGAGGACATCGGTGGAGGGGGTGAGGTCTCCAATCTGTTTGAAATGGCTGATCTCAACCGGCAATTTCTGCAGGCTCGATAGCAGGAACTTGCCGGTCTCGTCAGATCCGTGACATCCGTAGAACCTGACCTCCCGCTCCAGTCCGTACGTGATCTGGGCCGCATGGATAAGGGAAACGATAGATGGACCGCCAATGTTGACCTTATCCGGCTTCCTTCCCTCTGTCAGCTCGTCGAGGGCAACCCGAACCTCTTTTTTTACAAACTCCTCGAACTCCTCCCTCAATACCAGGTGTCCGGGACTCAAGCCTCCGTCGCCTGCTCTTCGGCAAGAGCAGGAACGGAAGGCCTCGGAGTGGAACGAGACGTTGTTGTAGA of the Petrimonas mucosa genome contains:
- the tamL gene encoding translocation and assembly module lipoprotein TamL, with the translated sequence MMKYFFCILLALLFISCSATKKVPSGSYLLNKVKIDTDTKGISESDLKPYLRQKPNSSMFIFGKVKLHAYNIPRNDSSWLNRQFLKFGEPPVLYSDRLTGLSMEQIRLKLANKGYLNAKVDTVVVKKDRKANVTYKVTGNEPYLVRSFKDSIYPVDSTIYRILDMRRRLAVVKEGDIFDQEMLEKGRIAITSELRNSGYFNFSKEDIYFLADTTVGNHQVDLTLGLNSPADSPLHSRYRFGEVIVNNGVSSTILQDSTLHYLLDTVQFRNIKVVQERNEFMLPQAIYYNTFVRPRRIYSDQLVERTYSSLNRLGSVSQTAITLTPVVVNDTNFINANISIFPGNMHFMQFGIDGTNSAGDLGIAADATYEHKNILKGGETFRVKLNGAYEFIAASDSASLIDKSYYEYGVEAFLSIPQLLLPWVMKQLRDQPSASTEFSLGANFQNRSEYLRQFFNLSSRLQWSRRRWQVNNVVEPIDITYVRMPWMSDKFRNAYMNDSINPILKASYEEQMIVRTAYNVTYTNVSSGRLPPRIPFHARAGVEVAGYLPRLLTAMGATRRNQSDREMLLGIPYAEYLKADFDFAPTYRWDDRNTLAGHFALGVAYPYGNSIVLPFEKRYYGGGANSVRGWSTRTLGPGTYNNDSLGYDFANKTGDIKLDMSLEYRRKLTTLFELAGFIDVGNVWTVKDYRSQPGGYFTWNSFYKELAAAYGLGLRLDLNFLLVRVDLGMKAHNPALPEGERWSLFTPHFRRDFAFHFAIGYPF
- a CDS encoding GH92 family glycosyl hydrolase, giving the protein MKKAVIYTLISMLCYSCSNQPQLKDKEIELAERILQDTLMMEVEKMALAVVQGGFNAGDGYGEVWIRDYNTFIELAMEVMPDREIQENLLTFFHFQGETGDIVDGFIPVEKAATGYNYRYSHSEPRYAAHKNTVETDQESSLIQAVWRYISKSGNREFLNREIEGKTVLERMEMALHFLLNERYDQQYGLLWGATTADWGDVQPEHPWGVELDENSHLCIDIYDNAFFIIAINCYLDLQDNHQKQAFWREVRDQFSERVRNYLWDEEREKFIPHLYLNGSPFPETFNEEEIYYHGGTAMAIEAGLLTREEVEVSNKTMMRNVDESGAPSIGLTLYPPYPEGFFQNKGMYPYGYQNGGDWTWFGGRMIRQLIRYGFVEEAYEEIQPMLERVVRNNGFYEWYALDGTPSGSGSFRGEAGVLFKAIEDFRSWAEGVVKPDRKEQLPSTGKRGLIPKLADRLKGRSRSNLRYVDPAIGGVGIILEPTRPVVHLPNSMVRVFPQRRDQLDDQIHNFPLSLVSHRRQLAFAFMPVSGGTSPERWSLRYTWFDEKLTPYYYSTSFEETGDRVEFAPQSRSGYFRIHFKEEVDHYLRFGIFNGKGEISVDNAGAFSGFEEIEGIRIFFYGVTDAAIVTREYLNSADKMWLLAGIGRESKQVAFKYGISFISIDQAKSNLLREIPDWDFGKVKENAYAVWDRRLSQIKVKGGTEAQKRVFYTALYRSYERMVDINEYGHYYSAYDNKVHPSDTPFYVDNWIWDTYIALEPLHMILNPEREVDQINSYIEMYRQGGYIPSFALVTGDWPAMTGNFAAAWIADAWFKGLRNFDLKTAYEGLRKNSLDATLIPWRNGPKTILDDFYNENGYMPGLAPGEKESVAAVDTVWEKRQSVSVTTANSYSDWCIAQLASELNLTEEAALFTERSANYKNLFRTDKGFMWPKDSRGEWIEPYDPRFAGREYFTENNAYIYNWDVKHDLEGLFGLMGGPKAAEEKLDQLFREDLGLPKFRFWYTQPDASGLVGQFVMGNEPGLHIPYLYNYLGAPWKSQKRIRMLMESFFMDNIFGIPGDEDGGAMSAYVVLSMMGFFQVTPGIPVYTLGSPVFSEISIDLPNGKLFKVIARNNSDKNIYIQRASMNGKPLNTPWFTHDQIVDGSTLVLEMGELPNKEWGAQKGYPIAK
- a CDS encoding IS4 family transposase, which gives rise to MGKVSENKFVGQPILRQIVNILPREKFDELVIRLGSDKYYKAFFSWDQLIVMLFGIFSRCDSMGEVCDGMRALGGKLNYLGMESSPAKSTAGDALRDRDEELFRLFYFALIAHFSPLLSVSRKKKGRKQGVSFEEFYAFDSSTVTLFSDVMKGVGRNPKGDGKKKGGLKVHMLTDVHADTPRFVKISEAKMHDKNFLQYLNLSEGSMVVFDKAYNYYLQFAKWTRQGVNFVCRLKDNARYEVQEVLHEKKLEKGEHAVYKVEHIHVQYIEKVETGTEGKKKRKKVRQTRTLCLRLVWYRDEQGRKYKFITNNWEITDEEVALIYKTVSTD
- a CDS encoding transposase: MTLFFDVMKGVGRNPKGDGKKKGGLKVHMLTDVHADTPRFVKISEAKMHDKNFLQYLNLSEGSMVVFDKAYNYYLQFAKWTRQGVNFVCRLKDNARYEVQEVLHEKKLEKGEHAVYKVEHIHVQYIEKVETGTEGKKKRKKVRQTRTLCLRLVWYRDEQGRKYKFITNNWEITDEEVALIYKNRWSIETG
- a CDS encoding DUF4372 domain-containing protein, which translates into the protein MGKVSENKFVGQPILRQIVNILPREKFDELVIRLGSDKYYKAFFSWDQLIVMLFGIFSRCDSMGEVCDGMRALGGKLNYLGMESSPAKSTAGDALRDRDEELFRLFYFALIAHFSPLLSVSRKKRAGSRVSVSRSSMPLIRVR
- a CDS encoding mannitol dehydrogenase family protein, which gives rise to MEKRSILIVGAGKIGRSLIGQLFGMSGYEVVFSDIDKKLVDLLNREGSYKVVVKGESEEQIVVPNVRAVDAADREAVAEEVRKATIMAVSVGKNALLKIVPSLVEGLTRRFCDPARGPLDIILAENMRSADQFLRNELKRGVPENFPLDEYVGLIETSIGKMVPIISVAELEKDPLTVFAEPYNLLIVDRQGFRNELPDVAGLAPKDNIKAWVDRKAFIHNLGHAAAAYYGYYSHPDAIYLYEVLDDQEVLQFTREVMLQSAAILLKLYPDDFTTEDLSDHIEDLLCRFRNRALRDTLFRIGQDIPRKLGPDDRFMGVIRVAISLGMPHDKILEAMAYAFFFKATDENGNRSAQDLIFERELAGGVNHALQRICGIDPVTDRELSEKIKKISTDRLKNEENIGT
- a CDS encoding carbohydrate kinase family protein, whose protein sequence is MGKKRIVVSGTGCCLVDRLYNNVSFHSEAFRSCSCRRAGDGGLSPGHLVLREEFEEFVKKEVRVALDELTEGRKPDKVNIGGPSIVSLIHAAQITYGLEREVRFYGCHGSDETGKFLLSSLQKLPVEISHFKQIGDLTPSTDVLSDPTYDNGHGERVFINSIGSAWDYSPDNLDDDFFQSDLVVFGGTALVPQLHDQLGELLLRAKENGCITLVNTVFDFINERKNPKKRWPLGKDDESYRNIDLLITDKDEALRLSGENTIEKAMQFFIAKGSGAAIITNGAKPVMFYADSKLFGKTGPGELPVSGTILEKIRQEHYRGDTTGCGDNFVGGVIGSLMFQLAEGKERIDLKQATSLGIVSGGHACLYIGGTFFERYPGEKLSCIEPILNDYKRETG